A single window of Sporomusaceae bacterium DNA harbors:
- a CDS encoding sigma 54-interacting transcriptional regulator: MRYKQAFLQNEAEDPRSYPFMNQEVAASWIRSRNLGVNPYSVVTSPNVNPEQLSKLLNQHRLLIDITNSLASSFKNLLFSCGYLLYLFDKTGVVLLNEGDWSKFPPLFADQNSRRGIVAAEQTEGTTAHELCIRLKRPVQLLGPEHYCVAFQNSIASAAPISDETGTVQAALVLLSQPLQNPPDEEQLKNLCMHSFALTTSMAVAIETGLKLTKTVDELCNAKEKVNILDNHLKATTDKLIAVHHTLNATMAFVEEGIVAIDRTGTIIFTNRDGMRILKLRHEDVGKRNIREFLNRDSSLLDLARKGEIVRVEEQICVGNDRQLPFQVVIRPILNQQTDELNVAVLKLIAAEKVAAQMSSKGNGMAVHNFADIITANTDFKKTLALAERFAASSENIMLTGESGTGKELFAQSIHNVHRPQGPFMAVNCAAMPRELIGSELFGYEGGSFTGAERSGKAGKIELAHGGTLFLDEIGDMPLDLQAVLLRTLEDKQVMRVGGSRYKKVDFRIIVATNKDLAKMVKENQFREDLYFRISVLTINIAPLRERTGDIELLTNHFIEQYCRRNGWNTPQISPAAQKKINEYQWPGNVRQLQNAIIHAVNTAQGDIIKPENLPNYILIDSCPVKINEGDASKKIGEILCLEKLEKAAIEAALLHANNCPRTAAEVLGISRSTLYRKLKDFKIDY; encoded by the coding sequence TTGCGTTACAAACAGGCTTTCCTGCAGAATGAAGCCGAAGACCCGCGCAGTTACCCCTTCATGAACCAGGAAGTAGCCGCTTCCTGGATCAGATCGCGCAACCTGGGGGTCAATCCTTACAGCGTCGTAACAAGCCCCAACGTCAACCCCGAGCAGTTGTCGAAACTTCTTAACCAGCACCGCCTGCTCATCGACATCACCAACTCGTTGGCCAGCTCATTCAAAAACCTCCTATTTTCCTGCGGCTACCTTCTTTACCTGTTCGACAAAACCGGGGTGGTACTGCTCAATGAGGGAGATTGGAGCAAGTTTCCTCCCCTGTTCGCCGATCAGAACTCCCGGCGGGGCATCGTCGCCGCAGAGCAGACCGAAGGCACCACAGCCCACGAACTGTGCATCCGGCTGAAGCGGCCCGTGCAGCTCCTGGGTCCCGAACACTACTGCGTGGCTTTTCAGAACAGCATCGCCTCCGCTGCGCCGATATCGGACGAAACCGGCACGGTGCAGGCCGCCCTTGTTCTGCTGAGCCAACCCCTGCAGAACCCGCCTGACGAAGAACAACTCAAAAACCTTTGCATGCACAGTTTCGCGCTTACAACCTCGATGGCCGTCGCCATCGAAACCGGACTGAAACTTACGAAGACGGTCGACGAACTGTGCAATGCCAAAGAAAAAGTAAACATCCTCGACAACCACCTAAAAGCGACAACCGACAAACTGATAGCCGTTCACCACACCCTCAATGCCACCATGGCGTTCGTCGAAGAAGGAATCGTCGCGATCGACCGGACCGGCACGATAATTTTCACCAACCGGGACGGCATGAGAATCCTCAAGCTCCGGCACGAAGACGTCGGCAAACGCAATATCAGGGAATTCCTCAACCGCGATTCTTCGCTCCTCGACTTGGCGAGAAAAGGCGAGATCGTCCGGGTCGAAGAACAAATCTGCGTGGGCAACGACAGGCAGCTGCCATTCCAGGTGGTAATAAGGCCGATCCTCAACCAGCAGACCGATGAACTCAACGTAGCCGTCCTCAAACTCATCGCCGCCGAAAAAGTCGCCGCCCAGATGAGCAGCAAAGGAAACGGCATGGCCGTTCACAACTTTGCCGATATAATCACCGCCAATACCGATTTCAAAAAAACCCTCGCCCTCGCCGAGCGCTTCGCCGCCTCGTCTGAAAACATCATGCTTACCGGCGAAAGCGGCACCGGCAAAGAACTCTTCGCCCAATCCATCCACAACGTCCACCGCCCCCAGGGCCCGTTCATGGCGGTCAACTGCGCGGCCATGCCCCGCGAACTGATCGGCAGCGAACTGTTCGGCTATGAAGGCGGCAGCTTTACAGGCGCGGAGCGCAGCGGCAAAGCCGGAAAGATCGAACTTGCTCATGGCGGGACGCTCTTCCTCGACGAAATCGGCGACATGCCGCTTGACCTCCAGGCCGTACTGCTGAGAACCCTCGAAGACAAACAAGTCATGCGGGTCGGCGGCAGCCGCTACAAAAAAGTCGACTTCAGAATCATCGTCGCTACCAATAAAGACCTCGCTAAAATGGTCAAAGAAAACCAGTTCCGCGAAGACCTGTACTTCCGTATTTCCGTTCTGACAATCAACATCGCCCCCCTGCGCGAACGAACCGGCGATATCGAGCTTCTTACCAACCATTTCATCGAACAGTACTGTCGCCGCAATGGCTGGAACACGCCGCAAATCAGTCCGGCGGCCCAGAAAAAAATCAACGAATACCAATGGCCCGGCAACGTCCGGCAGCTCCAAAACGCCATCATCCACGCGGTCAACACCGCCCAGGGCGACATCATCAAACCGGAAAACCTGCCCAACTATATCCTTATCGATTCCTGTCCCGTAAAAATCAACGAAGGCGACGCCAGCAAAAAGATCGGCGAAATCCTCTGCCTGGAGAAACTCGAAAAAGCGGCCATCGAAGCCGCCCTCCTCCACGCTAACAACTGCCCGCGTACGGCGGCCGAAGTTCTTGGGATAAGCCGCTCGACCCTCTACAGAAAACTCAAGGACTTCAAAATCGATTACTAG
- a CDS encoding MBL fold metallo-hydrolase, with the protein MASSFKIMGSGAGPGAPSFFCDCPGCREARENPALSRTRSGALITTGRSNLLIDAPPDLRAQLVRERVTSIDNVMLTHWHYDHFGGLGELEYYVKLNRKEPIPLFLPPSAREQFLAAFPNLREVFRVIPWAFMMEYRFGELAITPLPAAHGVETAGFLVNSFSSSVAYFPDTAGLPKTTAIAVEGVEWLVCDATFYGENWYPDTHMSVAEAIDLGREVKARHTVLTHLSVHYSQPVTSRELEAAVAAHKDVSVAYDGMEIKL; encoded by the coding sequence TAATGGGAAGTGGAGCGGGACCCGGAGCGCCGTCGTTTTTCTGCGATTGCCCGGGGTGCCGGGAGGCGCGGGAAAATCCGGCCCTATCGAGAACGCGCAGCGGGGCGCTCATAACCACCGGGAGAAGCAACCTGCTAATCGACGCTCCCCCGGATCTCAGGGCTCAGCTCGTCAGGGAACGGGTAACCAGTATCGATAATGTGATGCTTACCCACTGGCATTACGATCACTTCGGCGGCCTGGGAGAACTCGAGTATTATGTCAAGCTGAACCGCAAGGAGCCGATACCGCTTTTTCTGCCGCCCAGCGCCAGAGAGCAGTTTCTCGCCGCTTTTCCGAATCTGCGGGAGGTATTTCGCGTTATTCCCTGGGCTTTTATGATGGAATATCGTTTCGGGGAGTTGGCTATCACGCCGCTGCCCGCCGCCCACGGAGTGGAGACCGCCGGTTTCCTGGTGAATTCTTTTTCGTCAAGCGTGGCCTATTTCCCGGATACGGCCGGTTTGCCGAAGACTACGGCTATTGCGGTAGAAGGCGTGGAGTGGCTGGTCTGCGACGCGACCTTCTATGGGGAGAACTGGTATCCTGACACCCACATGTCGGTGGCAGAGGCGATCGATCTCGGCCGGGAGGTGAAGGCCCGGCACACGGTGCTTACTCACCTGTCCGTCCATTACAGCCAGCCTGTGACCAGCAGGGAGCTGGAGGCGGCCGTGGCCGCGCACAAGGATGTGTCGGTGGCTTACGACGGCATGGAGATCAAGCTGTAA
- a CDS encoding methyl-accepting chemotaxis protein, with amino-acid sequence MTKLEAAIKSAEMFRDLNAFDCSAIVTDAQGIILYHTQAKTFKENVVIGQPAPGGAAKKVIETRQPVRVDVPESAYGVKLRAIMRPIFEDDGTFSGVIGNAINMQTVSTLHEAAQNIASISEEMTATSQELAVTATQLAESLVSVRSVSENVLGEIEKTGSILQFVSDVAQNSNLLGLNAAIEAARAGELGRGFAVVADEMRKMASNSGESVRNIKTILDSIQRQTETVVANIADAAQLGERQAAATEEISATMQQLSSTASEVERFAASI; translated from the coding sequence ATGACGAAACTTGAAGCCGCCATCAAATCCGCGGAGATGTTCCGCGACCTCAACGCCTTCGACTGCTCCGCCATCGTGACCGACGCCCAGGGCATCATCCTCTACCACACTCAAGCCAAAACCTTCAAGGAAAACGTCGTCATTGGCCAGCCTGCGCCTGGCGGAGCCGCCAAAAAAGTCATCGAAACCCGCCAACCGGTTCGGGTTGATGTTCCCGAATCAGCCTATGGGGTGAAACTCAGGGCGATAATGCGGCCGATCTTCGAGGACGACGGCACATTCTCCGGCGTTATCGGCAACGCCATCAACATGCAGACCGTGTCAACCCTGCACGAAGCAGCCCAAAACATCGCCTCGATCTCAGAAGAAATGACCGCCACTTCGCAGGAACTGGCCGTCACAGCCACCCAACTGGCGGAAAGTCTCGTCAGCGTAAGAAGCGTCAGTGAGAACGTCCTCGGAGAAATCGAAAAAACCGGCAGCATCCTGCAATTCGTCAGCGACGTCGCCCAGAACTCCAATCTACTCGGGCTAAACGCCGCCATCGAAGCGGCGCGGGCGGGAGAACTGGGGCGGGGCTTCGCGGTCGTCGCCGACGAAATGCGCAAGATGGCCAGCAACAGTGGCGAATCGGTCAGGAACATCAAAACAATCCTCGACAGCATCCAGCGTCAGACCGAAACCGTAGTGGCGAATATCGCCGACGCCGCGCAGTTAGGCGAACGCCAGGCAGCGGCCACCGAGGAAATCTCCGCGACCATGCAGCAGCTGTCATCGACGGCCTCCGAAGTCGAACGTTTCGCGGCATCCATTTAA
- a CDS encoding TetR/AcrR family transcriptional regulator, with product MKERILATALHLMNVHGVKFTTADLARELGVSKRAVYEHFPSKEYLMAAIFDSIITDFRQQISVIARTEGLDIVTKLKSLMVYSPKALGPLNEKIIPDIQRFLPKEWMKFEEYFQERWRMIEQVINQGIENELLSPVDLAVLHKMYLGTIDSLLDYQFLAKNNTTFKSAMTKAADIIIRGLTAPGCHKRSPADVGSLSVPPDKTPLVFPRD from the coding sequence ATGAAGGAAAGAATCTTAGCCACCGCCCTACACCTGATGAACGTACACGGCGTCAAATTCACGACCGCCGATCTGGCCCGTGAGCTTGGCGTCAGCAAACGTGCGGTATACGAGCATTTTCCATCCAAAGAATACCTTATGGCCGCCATATTCGACTCTATCATCACCGACTTTCGGCAACAAATCTCCGTCATCGCCCGCACCGAGGGCCTTGACATCGTCACCAAACTCAAATCGCTGATGGTCTACTCCCCCAAAGCCTTGGGCCCTCTCAACGAAAAGATCATCCCCGATATCCAGCGGTTCCTGCCGAAAGAATGGATGAAATTCGAAGAATATTTCCAGGAAAGATGGCGAATGATCGAACAGGTGATTAATCAGGGAATAGAGAATGAGCTACTATCGCCTGTCGACCTTGCGGTCCTCCACAAAATGTACTTGGGAACTATCGATTCTTTGCTCGATTATCAGTTTCTTGCCAAAAACAATACTACGTTCAAAAGCGCGATGACAAAAGCTGCCGATATAATCATCCGGGGACTGACTGCGCCGGGTTGTCACAAAAGATCACCTGCTGATGTGGGGAGTCTTTCAGTCCCTCCGGATAAAACTCCTTTGGTTTTTCCAAGGGACTGA
- a CDS encoding DUF362 domain-containing protein, with amino-acid sequence MEAKVYLARLADGASAAEQANAIGKLYDIAGTTVVGSKDFVAIKLHVGEGTNITRIKPELVRELVTKVKGQDAQPFLTETSTLYKGERHNAVSHLMQAHRQGFGIDNVGAPFIMADGLAGNTEYEVAIPGEINKTVKVAREIIGADALLVVSHATGCITTGLAACIKNLGMGLASRMGKMRQHSAVLPQVDSEKCTNCHKCMKWCPADAISEQSGKAFIAADKCVGCGECLAVCRFDAVKYDFGADKGFLQKAMAEYAYGAVIGKPGKCFYFNVLTNMTKDCDCLVKSPTTKMVADVGILASSDPVAIDQATQDLTAAAYGHPLGHLAFPERDSTIQIEHAAKIGMGSTRYKLIELKA; translated from the coding sequence TTGGAAGCGAAAGTATACTTGGCCCGGCTGGCGGACGGTGCATCTGCGGCCGAACAGGCTAACGCCATCGGCAAACTATACGACATCGCCGGAACGACCGTCGTCGGCAGCAAAGACTTTGTAGCCATCAAGCTGCACGTCGGCGAAGGCACCAACATCACCCGCATCAAGCCGGAACTAGTCCGCGAACTGGTAACCAAGGTAAAAGGGCAGGACGCCCAGCCCTTCCTCACCGAAACCTCCACCCTCTACAAAGGAGAACGGCACAACGCCGTCAGTCACCTCATGCAGGCCCACCGCCAGGGCTTCGGCATCGACAACGTCGGAGCGCCCTTCATCATGGCGGATGGGCTGGCCGGCAACACCGAATATGAGGTCGCCATACCGGGGGAAATCAATAAAACAGTCAAAGTCGCCAGGGAGATCATCGGCGCCGACGCGCTGCTCGTCGTCTCCCACGCCACCGGCTGCATCACCACCGGCCTGGCCGCCTGCATCAAAAACCTCGGCATGGGCCTCGCCAGCCGCATGGGGAAAATGCGGCAACACTCGGCCGTACTGCCGCAAGTCGACAGCGAAAAATGCACCAACTGCCACAAGTGCATGAAATGGTGCCCGGCAGACGCCATCAGCGAACAGAGCGGCAAAGCATTCATCGCTGCCGATAAATGCGTCGGCTGTGGCGAATGTCTCGCCGTCTGCCGCTTCGACGCCGTAAAATACGACTTCGGCGCCGACAAGGGTTTCCTTCAAAAAGCCATGGCCGAATATGCCTACGGGGCGGTAATCGGCAAACCCGGCAAATGCTTCTACTTCAACGTCCTCACCAACATGACCAAAGACTGCGACTGCCTCGTTAAAAGCCCGACGACCAAAATGGTAGCCGACGTCGGCATCCTGGCGTCCAGCGATCCGGTAGCAATCGATCAGGCCACCCAGGACCTCACCGCCGCGGCGTACGGCCATCCTCTGGGCCACCTTGCCTTCCCGGAACGCGACAGCACCATCCAGATCGAACACGCCGCCAAAATCGGCATGGGATCTACGCGGTACAAGCTGATCGAACTCAAAGCATGA
- the moaA gene encoding GTP 3',8-cyclase MoaA, with translation MLDGYERNINYLRISVTDRCNFRCVYCMPPQGKKWLEHDDILSYEELLRLIKVFNQEGVNKIRLTGGEPLVRKGIVEFIAAITAMGRIKDISMTTNGSLLPPLAQDLKAAGLNRVNISLDTINPANFARLTTCGRLEDTMKGIESAMAAGLSPVKLNVVLTEALTEKDLAYFVELVYNHPIAVRFIEYMPIGGRGFGGGPDIATVKKMLNEAGRARLKPTGTVRGNGPAKYYQFPLAQGAFGFITPISDHFCSACNRLRLTADGKLRPCLLSNDEIDIKTPLRNGADDRELAELFHAAVAAKPQGHSLCRTSGFPDFERTMSQIGG, from the coding sequence ATGCTGGACGGGTATGAGCGCAACATCAATTATCTGCGGATATCGGTGACCGACCGCTGCAATTTCCGTTGTGTCTACTGTATGCCGCCCCAGGGGAAAAAATGGCTGGAGCACGATGATATCCTCAGCTACGAGGAACTGCTCAGGCTTATTAAGGTGTTCAACCAGGAAGGCGTGAATAAGATTCGCCTGACCGGCGGCGAGCCGCTGGTGAGAAAGGGGATCGTGGAGTTTATCGCCGCGATCACGGCAATGGGGCGGATTAAGGATATATCGATGACAACCAACGGCAGCTTGCTGCCGCCTCTGGCTCAGGACCTGAAAGCCGCCGGCCTTAACAGGGTTAATATCAGTCTCGATACGATTAATCCGGCCAACTTCGCACGGTTGACAACGTGCGGACGGCTGGAGGACACCATGAAGGGGATCGAGAGCGCAATGGCGGCCGGCCTGTCGCCGGTCAAGCTTAATGTTGTTCTGACCGAAGCTTTGACTGAAAAGGATTTGGCCTATTTTGTCGAGCTTGTTTACAACCACCCGATCGCGGTTCGGTTTATAGAGTATATGCCTATCGGGGGCCGGGGTTTCGGGGGCGGGCCGGATATCGCCACGGTGAAGAAGATGCTTAACGAGGCCGGACGGGCGCGGCTAAAGCCGACGGGCACCGTCCGGGGCAACGGGCCGGCGAAGTACTACCAGTTTCCGCTGGCTCAGGGGGCCTTCGGGTTCATAACGCCGATATCGGACCATTTTTGCAGCGCCTGCAACCGCCTGCGGTTGACCGCCGACGGCAAGCTGCGGCCGTGCCTGTTGTCGAACGACGAGATTGATATAAAAACCCCGCTCAGGAACGGGGCCGATGATCGCGAACTGGCAGAGCTTTTCCACGCCGCCGTGGCGGCGAAGCCGCAGGGCCATTCGCTCTGCAGGACAAGCGGCTTCCCGGATTTCGAGCGGACGATGTCGCAGATCGGCGGCTGA
- a CDS encoding OFA family MFS transporter, producing MAEQKYNRWLILIAAIVTNLCIGTLYAWSVFALPLGKLFGWSAAAIGLAFTINHGLSPVAMIGGGAIQDRLGARGNILVGGLMFTIGFFLTGFVDKVGMLYITYSTLAGIGGGVVYSGTLGNTVKFFPDKRGLASGLVAAGYGCGAMLFAPIASALIIKYGVMATFKILGTAFFVVLAITINIIKKAPAGYKPEGWVPSLEVGAPKANIPDVLWYKMLQDKTWWVILIMLLCGALSGLMITAFASPIGQLMFKLTPMDAAFFVSLVAISNALGRVGFGALSDKFGRSNTIMLMYVISAISMFNLSTTTSVAGFAASGIGIGAVFGGFMGCMPPIISERYGLKNFGVNYGITFVGFSLAAIFGPMTAANVRMSTGSYENAFYIALAINIVGLICAFIYRALDKSERAAKAQASLPQ from the coding sequence ATGGCCGAACAAAAATACAATCGTTGGTTAATTCTCATCGCCGCGATAGTAACTAACCTCTGTATAGGCACCCTATACGCTTGGAGCGTATTCGCCCTGCCACTTGGCAAATTGTTTGGCTGGTCTGCGGCCGCAATCGGCTTGGCCTTTACCATCAACCACGGTCTTAGCCCTGTCGCCATGATCGGCGGCGGCGCCATTCAAGACCGTCTCGGAGCAAGAGGCAACATCCTGGTCGGCGGTCTCATGTTCACCATCGGCTTCTTCCTTACCGGCTTTGTCGATAAAGTCGGCATGCTCTACATCACCTACAGCACCCTCGCCGGCATCGGCGGCGGCGTCGTCTATTCCGGAACGCTCGGCAACACCGTCAAGTTCTTCCCCGACAAAAGAGGCCTGGCCTCAGGTCTTGTCGCTGCCGGCTACGGTTGCGGCGCCATGCTTTTCGCCCCCATCGCCAGCGCCCTCATCATCAAATACGGCGTCATGGCCACCTTCAAGATCCTCGGCACAGCATTCTTTGTCGTCCTCGCCATCACGATCAACATAATCAAAAAAGCCCCTGCGGGCTACAAACCGGAAGGCTGGGTGCCGTCCCTCGAGGTAGGCGCTCCCAAAGCGAACATCCCGGATGTCCTCTGGTACAAGATGCTTCAGGACAAGACCTGGTGGGTCATCCTCATCATGCTTCTCTGCGGCGCTCTGTCGGGCCTCATGATCACCGCCTTCGCGTCGCCGATCGGACAGCTGATGTTCAAACTCACCCCCATGGATGCCGCCTTCTTCGTCAGCCTGGTCGCCATCTCCAACGCGCTTGGCCGCGTCGGCTTCGGCGCCCTGTCCGACAAATTTGGCCGCTCCAACACCATCATGCTCATGTACGTAATCTCCGCCATTTCCATGTTCAATCTCAGCACGACGACCTCGGTCGCCGGCTTCGCCGCTTCCGGTATCGGCATCGGCGCCGTCTTCGGCGGCTTCATGGGCTGCATGCCGCCGATCATCAGCGAGCGTTACGGCCTCAAGAACTTTGGCGTCAACTACGGCATAACCTTCGTCGGCTTCAGCCTCGCGGCCATCTTCGGCCCGATGACGGCCGCAAACGTAAGAATGTCCACCGGCAGCTACGAGAATGCCTTCTACATCGCCCTGGCCATCAACATAGTCGGCCTGATCTGCGCCTTCATCTACAGGGCGCTTGACAAGAGCGAAAGGGCGGCAAAAGCCCAGGCAAGCCTGCCCCAGTAG
- a CDS encoding MFS transporter has protein sequence MKNFSISEVVDSLGVNKFTWRIFFFLGFAMVFDGYDYMVVSYTMPQIAAEWRLDKVAMGSLSSWSLFGLIIGGAIAGIVSDKIGRRNTLVYSIAVYSLLTIPIYFATSFEQFALFRVLAGVGLGACIPVVTTIFSESTPTPRRALFITFGMAWMIVGWVLGGLIPTLLVPHFGWRICYLIGGAPFLYAVFLYFQMHESAYWLAGKGRKAEANEILNYIENLATGKVTPRDPEAMIVPAKPKVSGPAALFSKNYWMITAGVWITYFCGCFTVYGLNAWLPSLMLEKGFKLTSAYALAIANNAAAVIANCSTGFVAEIIGRRPNLIFAYLLGGVSIVIMAFVSGGFGAILAANIFMGFAINYAITAVQPLMAEAYPTEFRNTGVAWCQAFGRLGGALAPIVAGAIMSMKLGPQMSFLFYVIPAIIGALAAILFIKKETKGKSLDQLAHEQQSTTISH, from the coding sequence GTGAAAAACTTTAGCATCTCTGAAGTAGTCGATTCTTTAGGAGTCAACAAGTTTACCTGGCGAATCTTTTTCTTCCTCGGTTTTGCAATGGTATTCGACGGCTATGATTATATGGTGGTATCTTATACCATGCCGCAAATTGCCGCTGAATGGCGTTTGGACAAAGTCGCGATGGGCAGCCTGTCGTCGTGGAGCCTCTTCGGCCTGATCATCGGCGGCGCGATCGCCGGCATCGTCTCCGACAAGATCGGCCGCAGGAACACCCTCGTCTACTCGATTGCCGTATACTCGCTCCTCACCATTCCCATCTACTTCGCCACCAGCTTCGAACAATTCGCTCTCTTCCGCGTATTGGCCGGCGTCGGTCTGGGCGCCTGTATCCCCGTCGTCACCACCATCTTCTCCGAATCCACGCCCACGCCGCGCCGCGCCCTCTTCATCACCTTCGGCATGGCCTGGATGATCGTCGGCTGGGTTTTGGGCGGCCTCATCCCCACCCTGCTCGTCCCGCACTTCGGCTGGAGGATATGCTACCTGATCGGCGGCGCTCCCTTCCTGTATGCCGTATTCCTGTACTTCCAAATGCACGAATCGGCTTACTGGCTGGCCGGCAAAGGCCGCAAAGCCGAAGCGAACGAAATCCTCAACTACATCGAAAACCTCGCCACCGGCAAAGTCACGCCGCGCGACCCCGAAGCCATGATCGTCCCGGCGAAGCCCAAAGTCTCAGGCCCCGCGGCCCTGTTCTCCAAAAACTACTGGATGATTACCGCCGGCGTCTGGATCACCTACTTCTGCGGCTGTTTCACCGTATACGGGCTCAACGCCTGGCTGCCTTCCCTCATGCTTGAGAAAGGCTTCAAACTCACCTCCGCCTACGCCCTGGCGATCGCCAACAACGCCGCGGCCGTCATCGCCAACTGCTCCACCGGTTTCGTCGCCGAAATCATCGGCCGCCGGCCCAACCTCATCTTTGCCTACCTGCTCGGCGGCGTATCGATAGTCATCATGGCCTTCGTCAGCGGCGGCTTCGGCGCCATCCTGGCCGCCAACATCTTCATGGGCTTCGCCATCAACTACGCCATCACCGCCGTACAGCCCCTCATGGCTGAAGCCTACCCCACCGAATTCCGCAACACCGGCGTGGCCTGGTGCCAGGCGTTCGGCCGTCTCGGCGGCGCCCTCGCCCCGATCGTCGCCGGTGCCATCATGAGCATGAAACTCGGTCCGCAGATGTCCTTCCTCTTCTACGTCATCCCCGCGATCATCGGCGCCCTGGCCGCCATCCTGTTCATCAAGAAGGAAACCAAAGGCAAATCGCTCGACCAGCTCGCCCACGAGCAGCAAAGCACCACCATCTCTCACTAA
- a CDS encoding MOSC domain-containing protein, which produces MQGKIIAVCTSPNKGMRKKNVGSARLLVDLGLEGDAHAGFAHRQVSLLALESIDKMRQVGLDVNPGDFAENITTEGLELPKLPVGTRLKIGDSILEVSQIGKECHQRCAIYYQAGDCVMPKEGIFATVVSGDTVNVGDVIEVLN; this is translated from the coding sequence ATGCAGGGGAAGATTATCGCAGTATGCACCAGCCCCAACAAGGGGATGCGCAAAAAGAACGTCGGCAGTGCCCGCCTGTTAGTCGATCTGGGGCTTGAAGGGGATGCCCACGCCGGGTTTGCCCATCGGCAGGTCAGTCTGCTGGCACTGGAAAGTATCGATAAGATGCGGCAGGTGGGGCTGGATGTCAATCCGGGCGATTTTGCCGAGAATATTACCACAGAAGGGCTGGAACTGCCAAAGCTGCCGGTGGGTACGCGCCTGAAGATCGGCGACTCTATCCTCGAAGTGAGCCAGATAGGCAAGGAATGCCATCAGCGCTGTGCGATTTATTACCAGGCCGGCGACTGCGTGATGCCCAAGGAGGGTATCTTCGCGACGGTGGTGTCCGGCGATACGGTTAATGTGGGCGACGTTATCGAGGTATTGAATTAG
- the moaC gene encoding cyclic pyranopterin monophosphate synthase MoaC, whose amino-acid sequence MELTHFNDAGRARMVDVSGKDDSAREAIAEGRIRMLPATLQLVKQGLLSKGDVLGVAQVAGIMGAKATWQLIPMCHPLLLTGINIEFNVDEESSSVGIAATVKTTGKTGVEMEALTAVSVAALTIYDMCKAVDKGMVIEYVRLAVKSGGKSGTYRRKAE is encoded by the coding sequence GTGGAGTTGACTCATTTCAATGATGCTGGCAGGGCCCGGATGGTGGACGTCTCGGGCAAGGACGACAGCGCACGCGAGGCGATTGCCGAGGGCAGGATCAGGATGCTGCCTGCTACGCTGCAGTTGGTTAAGCAAGGTCTTCTGAGCAAGGGTGATGTTCTTGGCGTAGCTCAGGTAGCGGGTATCATGGGCGCAAAGGCCACCTGGCAGCTTATCCCGATGTGCCACCCGCTGCTGCTGACCGGGATCAACATAGAGTTTAACGTGGATGAGGAGAGCAGTTCGGTCGGGATCGCCGCCACCGTCAAGACGACCGGCAAGACCGGCGTGGAGATGGAGGCGCTGACGGCGGTTAGCGTCGCCGCCCTGACGATTTACGACATGTGCAAGGCAGTGGATAAAGGGATGGTTATCGAGTATGTGCGGCTGGCTGTCAAGTCGGGCGGCAAGAGCGGCACGTACCGTCGGAAGGCTGAGTAA